In Elusimicrobiota bacterium, a single window of DNA contains:
- the rsfS gene encoding ribosome silencing factor: MVSRRGRRLACLAAQAASDKKAVDIKVLDLRSESDVTDYVMLAGAESTPQLRAISNHVKEVLGDKGVQPLHQDGRDAQRWVALDYGDLLVHILMPEARALYRLEQMWEKPKSVAWQDTVPGKRRKQK; the protein is encoded by the coding sequence ATGGTAAGCCGCCGGGGCCGGCGCCTGGCCTGTCTGGCCGCTCAAGCGGCGTCGGATAAAAAGGCGGTGGACATTAAAGTGCTGGACCTTCGTTCGGAAAGCGATGTGACCGATTATGTGATGCTGGCGGGCGCGGAGTCCACCCCCCAACTGCGGGCGATTTCCAATCACGTGAAGGAAGTCCTCGGGGACAAAGGGGTTCAACCGCTGCATCAGGATGGCCGGGACGCGCAACGGTGGGTGGCCCTGGACTATGGGGATCTGCTGGTTCATATTCTGATGCCGGAGGCGCGGGCCCTTTATCGTCTGGAACAAATGTGGGAAAAACCGAAATCCGTGGCCTGGCAAGACACAGTCCCGGGGAAACGACGAAAACAGAAATGA